A window of Candidatus Omnitrophota bacterium contains these coding sequences:
- a CDS encoding glycosyltransferase family 39 protein yields the protein MMMVNSVFSNWTRYRKRLLLLIFVAALSLRIAAVLNLPRYLQKPGADALDYDTIAVNLASGNGYSMDPEKGPTSLRTPLYPLFLASIYRAFGHNYVAVRVIQSIMGALLCVIIYYIGRKIFDERIGLLSALILAFYQPYISYAFYGGPGFLYSENLFNILYGLFVLFLISGFFVNLKMKGAVISGVFLGLLALTRPFNAFFPLFLSGLLIYRYPLKLALRGILVMCAVFTLTISPWAFRNYLVHRALVPFSTMGGGALLNSNNPYAKGSSFGDFSRIFTNEEMKQISRMNEVEQDKFYKNTAIKFIAADYKRMPKLLLKKVLCLWDVFQTHYNNGMQRIYNIWYSIILMFGIVGIIKAVRPGLNVNTALLLLSFLYASFMVMIFSGDTRHRYPLEPYLIIFASLGIFTIWGKFKNKYLSLAIIGVIMALNLLFYVMAVPILSWVRNNLAFIL from the coding sequence ATGATGATGGTAAATTCAGTATTCTCAAATTGGACAAGATATAGGAAGCGGCTTTTGTTGTTAATTTTCGTTGCCGCCTTATCTTTGCGCATAGCGGCTGTTTTGAATCTGCCGCGATACCTGCAAAAACCGGGAGCTGATGCGCTGGATTACGACACTATAGCCGTCAATTTAGCGTCAGGCAATGGTTATTCCATGGATCCGGAAAAGGGGCCGACATCTTTGCGCACCCCTTTATATCCCTTGTTTCTGGCATCTATCTATCGGGCCTTTGGCCATAATTATGTCGCGGTAAGGGTCATTCAGAGCATTATGGGCGCTTTATTGTGCGTTATTATCTATTATATCGGCCGGAAGATCTTTGATGAACGCATAGGGCTATTGTCGGCACTTATACTTGCCTTTTATCAGCCGTATATATCTTATGCCTTTTATGGCGGCCCGGGATTCCTGTATTCGGAGAATCTGTTCAACATTTTGTATGGTTTATTTGTATTATTCCTGATAAGCGGTTTCTTCGTAAATCTTAAGATGAAAGGAGCGGTTATATCCGGGGTTTTTCTGGGCCTGCTTGCCTTAACAAGGCCGTTTAATGCCTTTTTCCCTCTATTTTTGTCCGGATTGTTGATATACCGTTATCCGCTTAAGCTCGCGTTAAGAGGGATATTGGTTATGTGCGCTGTTTTCACGCTGACTATTTCGCCATGGGCATTTAGAAATTATCTTGTGCACAGGGCGCTCGTCCCTTTTTCCACAATGGGCGGAGGCGCCCTGCTTAACAGCAATAACCCTTATGCAAAGGGGAGCTCCTTCGGCGATTTCAGCCGGATATTTACGAATGAAGAAATGAAGCAGATCAGCCGGATGAACGAAGTGGAGCAGGATAAATTCTATAAGAATACCGCCATTAAATTTATAGCCGCTGATTATAAGCGCATGCCGAAATTGCTGCTTAAGAAAGTATTGTGCCTATGGGATGTATTTCAGACGCATTATAATAACGGTATGCAGAGGATATATAATATCTGGTATTCAATTATTCTTATGTTCGGTATAGTCGGCATAATCAAAGCCGTGAGGCCCGGGTTGAACGTAAACACCGCATTACTGCTGTTATCATTTTTGTATGCCAGTTTTATGGTTATGATCTTTTCAGGCGACACCAGGCATCGTTACCCTCTGGAGCCATATTTGATAATATTCGCCAGCCTGGGTATATTTACTATCTGGGGCAAGTTCAAAAATAAATACCTGTCATTGGCAATAATAGGCGTTATTATGGCGTTGAACCTTTTATTCTATGTGATGGCCGTCCCGATTCTGAGCTGGGTCAGGAATAATCTGGCCTTTATTCTTTAG
- a CDS encoding GDSL-type esterase/lipase family protein: MDNNEMKNIRVLLMSLAFTFLFLFLLELSGRWYFYQKHHFGYKESFLYEGDEALGYKISAQYKGKHGLCYRGMRKGHFDINKGNKVRIVCLGESTTFGQEQFDNAKVWPQILEGLLNNGSQPPDYEVLNAGVCGYGSSNLAARLRKDILALEPDAVIIFTGWNLVGCLKSKYSWVPGNVYFKGLPISARVNNFLVDNSIVYLKLKNAIGGLFNNRQNASGAGKFDEVYKDLLPVFAGDLREMIMICRQNNIMPIVVKYPARDYDSQRYRDTIDIIEGVCGENNARLLDCSSFFESLDYESRCKYFSDIAHFSDQGNEKMAQIIYSGLEGIL, from the coding sequence TTGGATAATAATGAAATGAAGAATATCAGGGTACTTTTAATGTCTTTGGCCTTTACATTTCTTTTCCTGTTTCTATTAGAGCTTTCAGGGAGATGGTATTTTTATCAAAAACACCATTTCGGTTATAAGGAATCCTTTCTTTATGAGGGCGATGAGGCCTTAGGTTATAAGATAAGCGCTCAATATAAAGGTAAGCATGGATTATGCTATCGGGGTATGAGAAAAGGCCATTTTGATATAAATAAAGGCAATAAGGTCAGGATCGTCTGCCTGGGAGAATCCACTACCTTTGGCCAGGAGCAGTTTGACAACGCGAAGGTCTGGCCGCAGATCCTGGAAGGGCTCCTTAATAATGGCTCGCAGCCGCCGGACTACGAAGTATTGAATGCGGGCGTCTGCGGCTATGGTTCGAGCAATCTGGCTGCCAGGTTGAGGAAAGACATATTGGCGCTTGAGCCGGATGCGGTGATTATCTTTACCGGTTGGAACCTGGTCGGCTGCCTGAAGTCGAAATACAGCTGGGTGCCGGGAAATGTCTACTTTAAAGGATTGCCCATTTCCGCGAGGGTTAACAATTTCCTGGTAGATAACAGCATTGTTTATTTAAAACTGAAAAACGCCATCGGCGGCCTGTTTAACAACAGACAGAACGCGTCCGGGGCGGGTAAATTTGATGAGGTCTATAAGGACCTTTTGCCGGTCTTTGCCGGAGATCTGAGAGAGATGATAATGATATGCAGGCAAAACAATATAATGCCCATAGTAGTTAAGTATCCTGCCAGGGATTATGATTCGCAGAGATACAGGGATACTATCGATATAATCGAGGGTGTCTGCGGGGAAAATAACGCCCGCCTGCTGGATTGTTCTTCATTTTTTGAATCCCTGGATTATGAATCTCGCTGTAAATATTTCAGCGATATCGCCCATTTCTCAGATCAAGGCAACGAAAAGATGGCGCAGATAATATATTCGGGGTTAGAAGGTATCTTATGA
- a CDS encoding radical SAM protein, translating to MQENKAADVVLVYPKTGMDFGSTVAVPHSLLTIAAPLQKGGYKVSIIDQRVDKDWGRNLTEALKSGPVCVGISSMTGTQIHFAIEAAKVVRRAAGGKVPIVWGGPHPSILPEQTLMSEYVDIVCVGEGDVTFRELVGALASGGSLSGIEGIAYKDGGRAVRNPDRALIDVEGLLPVPWGLIDVEKYIHPDMYLKESLRTLDIGQTSRGCPFNCGFCSSASLRKRKWRDMSVEKSLGIIVDTVKRFGLSGIWIRDDEFYINRERAQRICEGIIRNDLKIHWYTSGTRVDVFNKASDEQTALLKKSGAYVLKFGAESGSDRVLELSNKGIKVEDTIRANLKAKAAGITPAFALMIGFPGETFEDIDKTIDLSFRLKRDNPNALFETMAIYTALPATPMYESALKNGLKAPRQLEGWIDWIYDDYDLEGRKNPWFDRKDRIRLGNISYMSILANAVPNVINSIRNAFLRAVLKIAYVPISRYYRFRLKNKYYTFFGDLAIIKYLRNKIFYKSDRRSFNEDNLTCIDLE from the coding sequence ATGCAGGAAAATAAAGCCGCAGATGTAGTCCTTGTTTATCCCAAGACAGGGATGGATTTCGGCTCAACCGTTGCCGTGCCGCATTCTCTTTTAACCATAGCCGCGCCGCTTCAGAAGGGCGGTTATAAGGTCAGTATAATAGACCAGCGGGTGGATAAGGATTGGGGCCGCAATTTAACCGAGGCATTGAAGTCCGGCCCCGTATGCGTAGGCATCTCTTCAATGACAGGCACGCAGATCCACTTTGCGATTGAAGCGGCAAAGGTCGTGCGAAGGGCCGCGGGCGGCAAGGTCCCGATAGTCTGGGGCGGGCCGCATCCGTCTATACTGCCGGAGCAAACCCTGATGAGCGAATACGTGGATATAGTCTGCGTTGGCGAAGGCGATGTTACCTTCCGGGAGTTAGTAGGGGCGCTGGCCTCAGGCGGCTCGCTTTCCGGGATAGAAGGCATTGCCTACAAGGACGGCGGCAGGGCCGTAAGAAACCCGGATCGGGCATTGATTGACGTTGAGGGATTATTGCCTGTCCCATGGGGATTGATCGACGTGGAAAAGTACATACATCCCGATATGTATTTAAAGGAAAGTTTAAGGACCCTTGACATAGGCCAGACCAGCAGGGGGTGCCCGTTTAACTGCGGCTTTTGCAGCAGCGCAAGTTTGCGAAAGAGGAAATGGCGCGATATGTCTGTTGAAAAGAGCCTCGGGATCATCGTAGATACGGTGAAGAGATTCGGGCTCAGCGGCATCTGGATAAGGGACGATGAGTTCTACATCAATCGGGAAAGGGCCCAGAGGATATGCGAAGGGATCATCCGGAATGACCTGAAGATCCATTGGTATACATCCGGAACCCGGGTAGATGTTTTTAATAAGGCCAGCGATGAGCAGACGGCGCTTCTAAAAAAGAGCGGCGCCTATGTTCTGAAATTCGGCGCCGAGTCCGGTTCAGACAGGGTGCTGGAGCTTTCCAATAAGGGCATAAAGGTAGAAGATACGATCAGGGCCAATCTCAAGGCAAAGGCCGCGGGGATCACTCCCGCCTTTGCGTTAATGATCGGTTTTCCCGGTGAAACATTTGAAGATATCGATAAGACCATAGACCTTTCTTTCCGCCTCAAAAGGGATAATCCCAACGCCCTGTTTGAGACCATGGCCATTTATACGGCCCTGCCGGCGACGCCAATGTATGAGTCGGCGCTTAAAAACGGCCTCAAGGCGCCCCGGCAGCTGGAGGGGTGGATCGACTGGATTTACGATGATTATGATCTGGAAGGCAGAAAGAATCCCTGGTTTGATCGTAAGGACAGGATACGGCTGGGAAATATATCCTATATGAGCATCCTCGCCAATGCCGTGCCTAATGTCATCAATTCTATCAGGAACGCCTTCTTAAGGGCTGTGTTGAAGATCGCCTATGTGCCGATAAGCCGTTATTACAGATTCAGGCTGAAGAATAAATACTACACGTTCTTCGGCGATCTGGCGATTATTAAGTACCTGAGAAACAAGATCTTTTATAAATCAGACCGGAGGAGTTTTAATGAAGACAACCTTACTTGTATTGACCTTGAATGA
- a CDS encoding glycosyltransferase family 2 protein, giving the protein MKTTLLVLTLNEIDGMKQIMPQIKREWVDEIFVVDGRSTDGTAEYAMKNGYSVIVQKKPGIRNAYIEALGRITGDVIIPFSPDGNCKPEVIPQLVKKMEEGYDMVIASRYLKDARSYDDSLITSFGNWMFTSLINVLHGGKYTDAMNMFRAFKKELIRDLELDRDENYSREEALFHTKICIMPLLSVRAAKRKLRITEIPADEPRRLWGKRKLQIVRWGSAYLTQVLKEVFVWR; this is encoded by the coding sequence ATGAAGACAACCTTACTTGTATTGACCTTGAATGAGATAGACGGCATGAAGCAGATCATGCCGCAGATTAAAAGGGAATGGGTGGATGAGATTTTCGTGGTGGATGGAAGATCCACCGACGGAACCGCTGAATACGCCATGAAGAACGGTTATTCAGTTATCGTCCAGAAAAAACCCGGTATAAGGAACGCCTACATTGAGGCGTTGGGCCGCATAACAGGGGATGTGATCATTCCATTCAGTCCGGACGGTAATTGCAAACCCGAGGTCATACCCCAGCTGGTTAAGAAAATGGAGGAAGGATATGATATGGTGATCGCCTCCCGATATTTAAAAGATGCCAGGAGCTACGATGACAGTTTAATAACTTCGTTCGGTAATTGGATGTTCACCTCTTTGATTAACGTGCTTCACGGAGGCAAGTATACAGACGCGATGAATATGTTCCGCGCTTTTAAAAAGGAGTTGATACGCGACTTAGAGCTTGACAGGGATGAAAATTATTCCCGGGAGGAGGCATTGTTTCATACAAAGATATGTATTATGCCTCTTCTTTCGGTTAGGGCCGCAAAGAGAAAATTAAGGATTACCGAGATTCCTGCTGATGAGCCGCGCAGGTTATGGGGTAAGCGAAAATTACAGATAGTGCGCTGGGGCTCGGCTTATTTGACTCAGGTTTTAAAGGAGGTATTTGTTTGGCGTTAA
- a CDS encoding kinase: MVISRTPFRISFFGGGTDYPVWYRDNGGAVLATTINKYCYLSCRHLPPFFEHKSRIIYSRMEFVKEIDEIQHPSVRACLKFIGIDKGVEVHHDGDLPARTGMGSSSAFTVGLLHALYALKGVMPTKRQLVLDAIHLEQEVMKENVGSQDQALAAFGGFSLIEFGGKDHIQVRPVTIDVERLRVFQSHLMLFFTGFSRTASEIAREQIEKTPHKQKELRAMYGLVDKALSILNSNSDLSDFGKLLHENWMLKRSLSSKIATPLIDDIYSAAIRAGARGGKVLGAGGGGFILFFARPDAQPKIRESLKDLLHVPFRFENLGSQIIFYSPGDSLTT; the protein is encoded by the coding sequence ATGGTTATCAGCCGAACGCCTTTTCGCATTTCTTTTTTTGGCGGGGGTACGGACTATCCCGTATGGTATAGAGATAACGGCGGAGCCGTATTGGCTACGACGATAAATAAGTACTGCTATCTTAGCTGCAGGCATCTGCCTCCTTTCTTTGAACATAAGTCAAGGATAATATATTCCAGGATGGAATTCGTAAAGGAGATCGATGAGATCCAGCATCCCTCCGTCAGGGCCTGCCTGAAGTTTATAGGCATAGATAAAGGGGTGGAGGTTCATCACGACGGCGATCTGCCCGCGCGCACGGGTATGGGGTCGAGTTCCGCCTTTACCGTTGGCCTGCTTCACGCGCTTTACGCGCTTAAGGGCGTCATGCCGACTAAGCGGCAGCTGGTATTGGATGCCATTCATCTTGAGCAGGAGGTTATGAAGGAAAACGTCGGTTCGCAGGATCAGGCGTTAGCCGCCTTTGGGGGGTTTAGCCTTATAGAATTCGGAGGCAAGGATCATATTCAGGTCAGGCCTGTGACTATAGACGTCGAGCGCCTCAGGGTATTCCAGTCCCATTTGATGCTTTTCTTTACCGGGTTTTCCCGCACGGCATCAGAGATCGCCCGGGAGCAGATAGAGAAGACGCCGCATAAGCAGAAAGAACTGCGCGCCATGTATGGCTTGGTAGATAAGGCCTTGAGCATATTAAACAGCAACTCCGATTTATCGGATTTCGGGAAACTTTTACATGAAAACTGGATGCTGAAACGCAGCCTGTCAAGCAAGATAGCCACGCCCTTAATAGATGATATCTACTCTGCGGCGATCAGGGCAGGCGCGCGGGGAGGAAAGGTATTAGGCGCAGGCGGCGGAGGATTTATCTTGTTTTTTGCCCGGCCTGATGCCCAGCCAAAGATCCGCGAGAGCTTAAAGGATCTTTTACATGTGCCTTTCAGGTTTGAGAATTTAGGCAGCCAGATTATATTTTACAGCCCGGGGGATTCATTGACAACATAA
- a CDS encoding NAD(P)-dependent oxidoreductase — translation MKILVTGGAGYIGSVLVPQLLANDFEVTVIDNFMYNQSPLLDCCHYGNLAIIRGDARDRDLISRHLKGADAVFPLACLTGAPLCKMRPIEARTIIVDAVKTILGLRSREQIVIYPTTNSGYGVGEKGIFCTEETPLRPVSLYGNLKVEAEKAILDAGNSITLRLATAFGVSPRMRLDLLVNDFTYRAVTDRFLVIFEAHFKRNYIHVRDVAKAFIHCLNNFERMKNQTYNVGLSNANLSKRELCEEIKKQAPDFYFTEAEVGEDPDKRDYIVSNGKIKGTGYKPDISLPEGISELIKGYQVVRRNQFSNV, via the coding sequence ATGAAGATATTGGTAACTGGAGGAGCGGGTTATATAGGTTCTGTATTGGTCCCGCAATTATTGGCCAATGATTTTGAAGTGACGGTTATTGACAATTTCATGTATAATCAGAGCCCTCTGTTGGATTGCTGCCATTACGGTAATCTGGCCATAATCAGGGGCGATGCGCGAGACAGGGATTTGATATCTCGTCATCTAAAGGGGGCGGATGCCGTCTTTCCCCTGGCCTGCCTGACCGGCGCCCCGCTCTGTAAGATGCGCCCTATCGAGGCCAGGACGATTATCGTGGATGCGGTGAAGACAATACTGGGTTTGCGCAGCAGGGAGCAGATTGTTATTTACCCTACCACTAACAGCGGATATGGGGTGGGAGAAAAGGGCATCTTCTGTACCGAAGAGACGCCCTTACGTCCGGTTTCCCTTTACGGTAATTTGAAGGTTGAGGCGGAGAAGGCCATATTGGACGCGGGCAACAGCATCACTTTGAGGCTGGCTACGGCATTCGGCGTCAGTCCCCGCATGCGGCTGGACCTCTTGGTGAATGATTTTACTTATCGCGCGGTAACGGACAGGTTTCTGGTTATTTTTGAGGCGCATTTTAAAAGAAACTATATTCACGTGCGGGATGTTGCCAAGGCATTCATCCACTGTTTGAATAATTTTGAACGGATGAAAAATCAAACATATAATGTGGGTTTAAGCAATGCCAACCTTAGCAAGCGGGAGTTGTGCGAGGAGATCAAGAAACAGGCGCCCGATTTTTATTTTACCGAGGCAGAGGTAGGCGAGGATCCCGACAAGAGGGATTATATCGTAAGCAACGGAAAGATCAAAGGCACAGGATATAAACCCGATATTTCGCTCCCAGAAGGTATTTCAGAATTGATCAAAGGATACCAGGTCGTAAGAAGAAATCAGTTTTCCAACGTTTAA
- a CDS encoding glycosyltransferase family 39 protein, with protein MTMKDARLIFVIIVGAFLVRLILLLPVLHITPGDVEGYGELAQNVLDGRGYSINGQATSCHPPLYPFFIASVLYSFNHNYSALIIIQILSGAVVCAVIFLISKDIFNTRVALISALIACFNPGFVKISQYLRNENLFTFLLVIAMFLLLRQLRKHTFRNLVVLGIVLGLAVMVRDMLVLFPLFILSLSGRAMFPKWYNIRQILAGVLIFVAFFLLPILPWIIRNSQLHHRFTLITNKTGMGLYGSYVPQNGKLFGLHPKDDTTKKADLLDSEAERSDFLAREALKYIRRNPLKVLKLELLKLGFFWSPFDWEIIGYGIYNFMYVFIMPFFIYGIFITRRRLKELLPVYLPVIYAVFITLIMYGSPRFRLPVEPYIIIIASAGIYYFVLRFSRRIYGVLLTGSYLLLNLFIYFNSYQAKIFARSFMEKIHLW; from the coding sequence ATGACCATGAAAGACGCAAGGCTTATATTCGTGATCATCGTCGGCGCGTTCTTGGTAAGGTTGATTTTGCTTCTCCCCGTTTTACATATAACGCCGGGCGACGTGGAGGGGTATGGGGAATTGGCGCAGAATGTCCTTGATGGGCGGGGCTATTCGATCAACGGGCAGGCAACCTCATGCCATCCGCCGCTTTACCCGTTCTTTATCGCCTCGGTGCTTTATTCATTTAACCATAATTATTCCGCGTTGATAATTATCCAGATATTATCAGGGGCAGTGGTCTGCGCCGTAATATTCTTAATATCAAAGGATATCTTTAATACAAGGGTTGCCCTGATAAGCGCCTTGATCGCCTGTTTCAACCCGGGGTTTGTCAAGATTTCGCAGTACCTGAGAAATGAAAATCTTTTTACTTTTCTGCTCGTTATAGCGATGTTTCTTTTGCTAAGGCAGCTTCGGAAACATACTTTCAGGAATCTAGTCGTCCTTGGCATAGTATTAGGGCTTGCTGTTATGGTCCGCGATATGCTGGTTTTATTCCCCCTGTTTATTTTATCGTTATCAGGCAGGGCGATGTTCCCCAAATGGTATAATATCAGGCAAATTTTGGCAGGGGTACTTATTTTTGTGGCCTTTTTCCTGCTGCCGATATTGCCCTGGATAATAAGGAATTCTCAGCTGCATCATAGATTTACATTGATCACCAATAAGACGGGCATGGGCCTATACGGCTCATATGTTCCGCAGAACGGTAAATTATTCGGGCTGCACCCTAAGGACGATACGACTAAAAAGGCCGACCTGTTGGATTCCGAAGCAGAACGAAGCGACTTTCTGGCAAGGGAGGCGTTGAAATATATCAGGCGCAATCCGCTGAAGGTACTTAAGCTGGAGCTGTTAAAGCTCGGATTTTTCTGGTCTCCGTTTGACTGGGAGATCATCGGATACGGGATATATAATTTTATGTACGTTTTTATAATGCCGTTTTTTATCTATGGTATATTTATCACGCGCAGGAGGCTCAAGGAACTGCTGCCCGTGTATCTGCCTGTAATCTACGCCGTTTTCATCACATTGATCATGTACGGCTCTCCCAGGTTCCGCCTGCCGGTGGAGCCGTATATCATTATTATCGCTTCGGCGGGAATCTACTATTTTGTTTTAAGGTTTTCCAGGAGGATTTACGGTGTCCTGTTGACGGGGTCGTATCTTCTTCTGAATCTTTTCATATATTTTAACTCTTATCAGGCGAAGATATTCGCAAGGTCATTTATGGAAAAGATTCATTTATGGTGA
- a CDS encoding radical SAM protein, producing the protein MKTLLVKPYNLTDHIQPSLGLGYLAGAIRSRGDVRILDCIKENIKIGQFKNALKSYNPDFVGFQCYTFDMDFIREALCECRSYRRGIITAIGGPHPSALPRESFEYFNDSLDFIFVGEAERALPLLLDKLSGSSSAGISGIPGLAFRDDGTIKINQREFVDDLDTLGMPAWDLIRPEEYPESQHGAFFKKFPIAPIMLTRGCPFACTFCAGHIVSGRRIRRHSPDFIINQIKYLYDRHKIREFHIIDDNFIFDKVYAKEFLRKLIDLGLDISWATPNGVRIDSLDEELLKLMKESGLYLISLGIESGSDRVLGLMKKNVTLKKIREGIELIHRFGIDIAGFFIIGFPGETVEDIKKTIRFSLDLGLIRANYFTYLPFPGTESYSGLVSSGEINKVNWDRFYFMSAPYSHGGLSNKQLRSLQRSAFLKFYTRPRIILKNLLGIKSFRHFGFLLKRFFHWIIMK; encoded by the coding sequence ATGAAGACGCTATTGGTAAAACCGTATAACTTAACCGACCATATACAACCGTCGCTGGGCCTGGGCTATCTGGCCGGAGCCATAAGGAGCAGGGGCGACGTCAGGATACTGGACTGTATAAAGGAGAATATAAAAATAGGTCAGTTTAAGAACGCGCTTAAAAGCTATAATCCCGATTTTGTGGGTTTCCAATGTTATACCTTTGACATGGACTTTATCAGAGAGGCATTGTGCGAGTGCAGGAGTTACAGGAGGGGGATTATTACGGCGATAGGAGGGCCGCATCCTTCGGCGCTTCCCAGGGAAAGTTTTGAGTATTTTAACGATTCTTTGGATTTTATTTTTGTGGGAGAAGCGGAAAGGGCGCTGCCGTTATTGCTTGATAAATTGAGCGGCAGTTCGTCGGCCGGCATCTCCGGCATTCCCGGGCTGGCCTTCAGGGACGACGGCACGATTAAGATAAACCAGCGGGAATTTGTCGACGATCTGGATACTTTAGGCATGCCGGCCTGGGACCTGATCCGGCCGGAAGAATACCCTGAGTCCCAGCATGGGGCGTTTTTCAAGAAATTCCCCATTGCCCCGATCATGCTTACGCGCGGATGCCCATTTGCCTGCACCTTTTGCGCGGGGCATATCGTATCGGGGAGGCGGATACGAAGACATAGCCCGGATTTTATAATTAACCAGATAAAATATTTGTATGACAGGCACAAGATCAGGGAGTTCCATATTATCGATGATAACTTTATTTTTGATAAGGTTTACGCCAAAGAGTTCTTGAGGAAACTTATTGACCTGGGCCTGGATATCAGCTGGGCTACTCCCAACGGGGTGCGTATCGACAGCCTGGACGAAGAATTGCTGAAGTTGATGAAGGAGAGCGGGCTTTATTTAATATCTTTAGGCATAGAATCCGGTTCCGACAGGGTCCTGGGCCTTATGAAAAAGAACGTAACGCTCAAGAAGATCCGCGAAGGCATAGAGTTGATACACCGCTTCGGTATAGATATAGCAGGATTTTTTATTATCGGTTTTCCCGGAGAGACCGTCGAAGATATAAAAAAGACGATACGCTTCTCATTGGACCTTGGCTTGATTCGGGCTAATTATTTCACGTATCTGCCGTTTCCCGGGACCGAAAGTTACAGCGGGCTGGTTTCTAGCGGCGAGATCAATAAGGTTAACTGGGACAGATTTTATTTTATGAGCGCCCCTTACAGCCATGGGGGATTATCCAATAAGCAGCTCAGGTCATTACAGCGATCGGCGTTCCTGAAGTTTTATACCAGGCCGCGCATAATATTGAAGAATCTTTTGGGGATCAAGTCCTTCAGGCATTTCGGGTTCCTCTTAAAGAGGTTCTTTCATTGGATAATAATGAAATGA
- a CDS encoding nucleotidyltransferase family protein, whose amino-acid sequence MSKRPAFEDIDAVILCGGEGRRIRPVAGDLPKPMIEIGGRPFLDILIDYAARFGFRRFILCIGYGAEFIKRYYKGGKGNYDIVFSEEKALMGTGGCIKNASSKIGSDIFLVMNGDSFCDVDLGKFLEFHTRKKAYCSIVVSPESDSSDYGSIILGESQRINAFSEKSVKGDGFVNGGIYLFRKEILSEMPEDKNFSLENDFFPVMVKREFYGYLAEGGFIDIGTPERLKQAEKILRRTLWISG is encoded by the coding sequence ATGAGCAAAAGGCCGGCATTTGAGGATATAGACGCGGTAATACTTTGCGGGGGAGAAGGCAGGCGCATCAGGCCGGTTGCAGGGGATTTGCCTAAACCGATGATAGAGATCGGCGGCCGTCCTTTTCTGGATATTCTTATCGATTATGCCGCGCGTTTTGGATTCAGGCGTTTTATTCTCTGTATAGGGTACGGGGCTGAATTTATTAAACGATATTATAAGGGCGGAAAGGGCAATTATGATATTGTATTCTCTGAGGAGAAGGCGTTAATGGGCACCGGGGGGTGTATCAAAAATGCCTCCTCAAAGATTGGAAGCGATATATTCCTGGTTATGAACGGAGATTCTTTCTGCGACGTAGATCTGGGCAAGTTTTTAGAGTTCCATACCCGGAAGAAGGCGTACTGTTCCATAGTCGTTTCGCCTGAATCAGACAGCAGCGATTATGGCAGTATAATTTTGGGTGAGTCGCAGCGTATCAACGCGTTCAGCGAGAAATCCGTTAAGGGCGATGGTTTTGTCAACGGCGGCATTTATTTGTTCCGCAAGGAGATATTGTCTGAAATGCCGGAAGATAAGAACTTTTCTTTGGAGAATGATTTTTTCCCGGTTATGGTGAAGAGGGAGTTTTACGGGTATTTGGCCGAGGGCGGTTTTATAGATATCGGAACTCCGGAAAG